The Diceros bicornis minor isolate mBicDic1 chromosome 28, mDicBic1.mat.cur, whole genome shotgun sequence genomic sequence AGGCAGGCGGCCAGAGGGGCATCTGGTTACAGACAGGCAACACAAGTTCAGCCCCACCTGGGCGCCCCACCCAGGGGCCTACAAGATGGTCACATCCTGTCTCTTGGGACCAGCCCAGTGCCCCCACCTTGTCCCTGAGGCCTGGGCATCCACGCCGGGCCTGTGCCCACCTCCTGCTGTGTCAAGGGAAGAGCAAGTGAGACCTGAGAAGGGAGTTTGCCTCCCACCCCAGCGACTTGGAGACAGCGATCTGGTCCCTCCACCAGGAGCAGCCTGTGGCCCCAGGGTACACCCATACCCAGCTAACTAGGAGGGGATAGGCCACACTCACGGatggagaaaccaaggcacagagcttGGGAAGAGGGAGCAAGCGGGCCACAGAGGTCCTTGGTCCCTCCCCTCCAGACCAGGTGCACCTCCCCCACCCAAGCATGCAGGCAAAACCTCTGCTGGCCAAGCCCGAGTCCACCTCTGAAGCCCAACACCCTCCCGGGAAAGTAGGGGTCTGGAAGGAGCGTGCCCAGCATCTGGCCATCCCCAGCCCCATGTCAAGAGCCCGGAAAGGCCTCAGCCAACCTGGAGGAAGAATTTCTGGTTCAGTGCAGCCGCAGGCCAAGGACCTCCAGGTGGCCTAACCAGCCCATGCAACACCATGGGGCAGGGGCACAGGGAGATTCTGGGGAGGCCCAACCTAGCAGGTGGGGGCCACTCCCAGATAAAGGACAGTGGGCACCTCCTACCTGCTTGACAGCTGCCCCACAAGCCACTGCTCCCTGCCTTGAGCCTTGGGGTCCCTAGTGGACGCAGAGGTCATTATTCTAGCTTCTGCTCCCAGCCCCAGGGGACCTTTCCTGCCAAGAACCCCTGGGCTGATACAAATGTACACCCTATCCCAATCCCCctcccccctcaccccaccctgctGTCCCCAGGGACCCAGAACCTGAGGCAGAAGAAGCCGCACCAGAGGCCACCTGGGACTGCAGGCCTGATCCACGGGACCCAGTGCCAGCCAGCCCCAGGCGCCCTGGGCAGGGAGTGTACCCAACCCTGGCTCCCCGCCAGGGCCAGGTGCCCAGGGGAATCCTGCCAGGCTATGGTGATGACGGCCACCTTGCCCTGTCCGCAGCCCTGGGGTTCCCACTGTGCACTTGGAAGCCCTTCTCAAGGGGGGACCCAGAATGGAGTTAGTCAGCCCAAGGGGTCCCAGGGCCAGGTGAGACAGGAGCCTTCCAGGCCCCAAGTGGGCAAGAGGATGCCTCCTTCTCAAGCCCCCACTCCAGGTCCCAGCCCCTTCTGGGCGTCATCCTGTAAAATCCCCCGGGGCCTGTTCAGAAACCCAAGCTGCCCAGGCCTTTCTGGTGCATGCGCTGCTGCCGGCTGGGCAGGTCAACAGGAGACGCCCCTGTCCTTCCTAGGGCTGGGTTGGTGAGGGCCAGCGTGACGACATGCTTActgccccagcccctctcctcacCAGGGCTTCTGTCCCTGACAGCTGCTGTGCCCCGTGCCCTCAGGACCCTGGCTGCCCCAGGCACAGAGCTGGGGAGCCTCGTGGTCACAGCTCCAAGCAATAGGACCCGGCCCCCAGAGGATCCTGGAGGGGGGAATCAGGAGATCAGCCTCAGGGAGGACAGCACCAAAGGACGAAAGGGTGCAGGGACTTGGGCTGGCCGGGGGTTGGCACAGCAAGGACATTCCTGATGGTGAGAAAGCACCAGTGAGGGCTCGTGGACCTGCCGTGGggtgtgaaggaggaggagggggaggagggggagggggaggaggaggggggaggggggaggaggaggggggagtgCCTGACCAAGGGCAGACGGGTGGTGCAGGGAGGGAAGGTACAGGGTCCCTGCAGGGGCTCCAGGGGGTCTGGGCCCAGAGACCACAGAGCCTCTGAGCTGGATCGAGTCCCCCAGGCCATCCCTCTGTCCGGGGAACCAGGGCCTCCCGCGACCCCAGGGTCCCCGgggccgcccccacccccacccccgcagcTGGCCCCAGAAAGCGGAGAGCGCGTTGCGGAGAGCGCCCGTCCCGTGACTCAGCCGAGCACCGCGAATGTCAGCGGGCGCGGAAAGCGGGCTGGGAACCGCCGAGCCCCCTCCCCGGAGGCGGGAGCGCGGGCGGGTCCCggcggggagggggcgccggCCCGCCTCCCGCGCCGTCCGGGGTCTGCGCGCGCCCGGGCCGGCCGGCCGCACGTGCGCGCGGGGAGCGCGCCGCTGGCCCCGGTGCGCGCGGCCTCCGGCTCCCGGCAGGCCCGCGGCGCGGGGTCGCTCACCGGGCTCCGGCGCTTCAGCGTCACGTTCTTCCAgagcagcagctgcagctggtGCAGGAAGCCCATGGCGGGGCCGCGCTCCGGCCGCCTCCGCGCCGCGGCCCGCTCCTCTGCGCGCCCCGCCGGCCCCGCCGCTCGCCGCGCCGCTCGGCAGCGCTCGCGCGGGGGCGGGGTCTCGGGCGTCGGGACCGGCTCCGCCCCGGCGGCCGCGGCGACAGCCACTCGCGCCGCGCACCGCCCGTGCTTAAAGGCGCCGCACTGTGCCCGCCGCGCCCGCCAGGGGGCGCCCGCCGCCCCGACCCCCGCCCGGGATCCGCCCCGGCCGCTCCTGGAGCTCGACCCCCGCCACCAGGGGCTTCCTTGTCGCCCCCATCTCGCCAGGCGTGGAAGTGACGTGCCCAGAGCCCGCATCTAAACCGAGACCCCCGACTCACCCTCTTCCAGGGCCCTCCTTTCCCAGGGGCACCAGGCCTGTGCGCAGCACTCCCCCTCCCCGTTGGTATCCTCCCGCAGAGGCCCCCAAGGTGGTCACCGGCTCCGACGGTGCCCTGAGGGGAATGCTGGGAGAGGCTCGACCCCCACCAGgtcaccatctccacccaccCTCCTCACGGAAGTGCTGATGGCAGGAATTTCATCTGGGCGTAAGAGCCAGGtcccagtccccaggggcactgcCGGGCTGGAGGGGGCAGCCGCCCACACTTGGGGAGGGAAGAGCTCAGCCCTGGCTGGAGATCCCGAACCTGTGCAGGGAGGGCACTGCCCTCAAGCCTTCCAGAGTGAACGTTCCCTCCCAACCCGGCGCTTCCTAACCCACTCCCCTTAATCAGGGGGCTCGTGAGAGGGGCTGCAGATGGGCTGTCCCACTCCTGTGAGAGTTTCCTGTGTCCCTTGTGAATGAGCCATGAGCCACTTGGTGACCAATGGGGGGGATGGGCCTGGCTGGGCTCTGCGGGGGCTGCAGCTCTCTGGGCATTAGGAGGAAGGAACCCGCTGTTTGGGAACTGCCCCCTGCAGACAGGGTAGGCCGGGTGcttggggagactgaggctgccCCCTCTGTGAGTGGCTCGTTTTTCTCCCCACATCAGAGGGCGCGTCTGGCCTCTGCACAGGGAGTTTGGGTTTGAGTGAATTCCGCAAAGTGGTTTGGTGCCTGCTGGAGCGAGGCTGCGGCTGGACAGACCCAGGCACGGCCTGAGCCGGGTGGGGAGGTGGCAGGGTAGATTCCTGGGGTGGCCAGCAGAGGGCAGCGGAGGGCAAGCTGGCACCCGCAGGGAGGGGAGGCCCGGTGGGTGGCTCCGATGGCTcctccccagcctcagtttccccacttgtgAATGGGAGAGGTGGGCCTCCTGATGTCCAGTGTCCGGTGCACATAGAGGGCACACCCTAACCTGAATGGTGGACCTGGGGGCCGcagctccccaccccctcccagctCCTTGGCAGTGGGAGGAGGGACAGCCCTGGCAGGTGGGCAGGGCACCATCCCACTCCACCCCCTCCCCgacccccccacccctcagcctcaGGTCACTTCCTTCTCCCCGGTCAGCACATGTGGCTAGGTCAGGGCAGGAAGTCACTGGCAGGTCTTTCCCATGAGCCACTGCCAAGGGGGAGGGCAGCTTCCTGCCTCCACctgctgcccacccccacccgggGGCAGGACAAGTCGGTGCCCCTGCCCCAAGGGCGTGGCCTATTAGGGCCCCTGTCAGCGCTACCCAGAGACTCACCGCCAGTCTCTTTTCTCGGCCCCCCCCCCCACACGGCCCACCACGAGGGGCTCCCCTGGCTGCAGCAGAAATCTCCATGCTTCCCGCTGCCCACGCGCCACCAGCCAGCAGCCAGGGGGAACCCCAGTCACAAACCAGATCCTGTCACACCTGGGACAcccctgcagcctgagaacgAAACCCCAGGCCTCCAAGATGGGGTATCTGCGATCCCCCAGCCGGGTTTCTGACTTCGCTCCCTGCTGTCCACCTACCTTGGCCTTTTGGGGGTCAGAGATGTGGTGCCATTTAGCAGGCACTGAAGGAAGCCCCAGGGAGCGGGCAGAGCGGTGCAGAGGAGGACGTCTCCGGCAGAGGGAGCGCCAAGGCCTTGAGGTGGAGTGGGCGGTCCCGTCAGGACAAGGAGGCCTGTGTGGCCGGGATGGCAGGGGGAGGGCAGATATGTGGGGCCCTGCACCATCAGACTTGGCATGTGCTGTTCTCATCCTTCGTTTCTTTATTGACTGAGGCCTCCTCCCCGAGTGGACTGCAGGCTGCAAAAAGCCGAATAACCTGGCTGGCCCGTCACAGTCTCCCAGGGCCCCACACCAGTCTGCACGCAGGGGCTCCAGCACTGTGGATGGAGCAGGGCGACCTGGTTGTGCGTCCTGGTCAGGGGACCTCGGTTACAGAGGAGGTTCGGGGGGCTCAGGTTTTGCCCCCACCAACCGCAGGGTGGCATGTTCTTGGCACCAAGGGCCCTGCCTCCAGCCTCTCAGCCCCACATCCAGAGAAAGCCTTGGACCCCCCCAAGATTTGACCAAGCTGGGGAGGGAGGTCCTCAATAGCCTCTTATCTTTGATCGGCTAGCAACATGCACCCCCATTACTCTCTCCCTGCTCTCACCTCCACCCCCAAATGCCTCCTCCAATGCCaccagcctcctcctccaggcagcctgccCAGACCGCCCGCTCTTCCCTCACCCTTGCTTCCAGGCCTCCAACCCCAGCCTCCAAATTAGCCTGATGGTTGCTGTGGGGGCCGGATGCCCggtggtttgatttcaacacccAGCCTTACACCCACACTGCCAGCTCCCAGCCACCTTCCCCCTCTGCTGCCCTCCGCTCAGGCCTGGAACCAGCCCTTGAGGTCCTGGTAGACCTGGTCACGGGGCAGATGGGGGTAGCGGGCACAGATGGCACAGAAGCGCTCCCGCCAGTCGCTGAACAGCCGCACGCGGAGCCGGTCTCGCCAGGCAAAGAAGCGCCGATAGCAGCTCTCGTTCATGCTGGCGAGGAAGGCAGCCAGGTCGCGGGCCGAGCCGAAATCGTCCACGTGCACGAAGGCATCAGGTGGCACAAAGGCCTCGTAGGAGGCCCTCGGGGGCCCCAGCACCACTGGCAAGGCACCGGCTGCCAGCGCATTGCGCCAGAACTTCTCGGTGATGTAGTCTCGGTGCTGGGAGTTCTCGAAGGACAGGTAGAAGAGGTACCgggccacagtgggcagcaggCAGTTGGTGCACAGCGGCCGCCTGGTGGCGCGGCCAAACACGTCCACCCGCAGATGAGGTGCCAGCTGGCGGTACAGCTGCACACGCCGCTGCCGCTCATGGAAGTTGCTTACCACCCAGGCAGCCACCCTGTCCTTGGCTGGCAGcggtggggcaggcccctctcGGGGCTCCAGGCGGCCATAGGGCACAAAGATGTCAGAGTCCCGCCGGTAACTCAGCACCCAGTTGAAGACGCCGCGGAGGCGACTGAGGCCGTGGGTATGGCTGGGAGACTCCATGGAGGCCCACACCCAGGGCTGTCCACGTGGACGCTCGGCCAGGGGCAGGCGGACCCGCCGGGTCTGCAGCTCGCGGTGGTGGAAAACCACAGCGTCAGCGGTGGCCAGCAGGCTGCGGTTGGTGCTCAGGCGGCAGTGGGCCACGCCGTAGCTGGTACAGGTGTTGCTGGGCAGCTCTGGGGGCCGGTTGGTGAAGGGCCAGTGCCAGATGAGGATGGTGAGCGTGTGCTGTGGTGCCGGGGCTTCCCCAGGGGTGGACCAGAGTAGCCACAGGAGCCAGAGGGCTGCAAGCAGGGCCGTCCCCGCCAGGCTCCCCAAGGCCCGAAGCCTCCGAGCAGGGCCGTGCCCTGCAAAGAGACGCTGTCTCCTGGGGTTCCACCACCGGCCCCATCTTCCCAGCCGGGGCTTCCCTGAAGACCAGATGCTCACCAGCATTATTCATCCACAGCTCCCGGAATCTGTCACCCAAGAAACCCCAGGTTCTCAAATCACAGCAGCCACTGGGCAGAGCCACCCTAAATCACAGCGGCGCCCCGCGCTCACCCCACCTGGAAGCGCTCTGCTTTCATCTGCCTGAGATGAGGGAAACCAAGGTACCTTCCCGCTCctgccccgcccctgcccccgcCCTGGAGGTGACCTTTGGCATCAACCACCATCCTCACCTCGCCTCCCTCTCTAGTCCTCTGGCTGCAGGAGTCCTCCGGTTATAGGAGGGGCGCCAAACCAGGGCCCAGGACCACCTCCCCACCCCGGCCGGCCTCTGGAGAGCCCTGGAGATGACCTTCTTCGCAAGCACAGGAGGCAGGAGCAGGAGGGGGCCTGCTTGGCCTCAGGGAAGGGGAGACCATCCTGAGCCAAGACAGCTGCCTCCCCGGAAGGGCACCCCAGAGTCACTGTCCGCCATCCGGGCTAGCGCCACCCCCTGCCACCGTGGCATCTCTCACTTCCCCTGCTCACCTCTGCTTCGCTCCGCTGTGGGCTCCCAGACCCTTGCGCCGCAGACCTGCTGTGCTCAGCTGCTTGCCAGGAGGCTGAGGTTTCTCCCATTGCTTCTGATTgggccaccccaccccaccctacccctgccacccaccccaccccaccccacccctactgCCTCTAGGACACCTTATCCCAGAACCCAGATTCCCAGAGAGGGGAGTCAGTCTGGGGTCGTAGGAGAGTCTGCCCACACGAGACCCCGGCACATGCCCACAATGGGCAGACCCCCGGGGTGGACTGTATGGCCACTGCGCCTTCTCTCCCGGTCTAAGGACATGTGTCGTATAAGCCCCAAGCTGTGGGTGGGCCCAGGGTCCTGGCCAGGCAGCAGGAATGTGGGGTGGGAGGGCTGCCTTTGGGGGCTCCAGGTCTCTTTCTCCAGCCCCACAGtccaggatgggggtggggtaagGAGGGGGCTTTCCAGGCTGGAAAGGGAAGCAGTCGTCGTGTCCCTGACGCGGGcgggcagggggctggcccccgcTCCAGGAAAAGGAAGGCTGATGTCCGAGTCCCCCTTCTCCCCGCCCTCCGGCCAGCCTGGGGGCCCTGGCCTGgaggtccagttccttcccctttCGCTCTGGTTCCCCTGATGCAGCAAGCCAGCAAGTCAGACTTCCCTGacttccagccctcaccccaCTCTCACTCGAAGGAGTTCCCCATCAGCTTCCTTCACCCCAGCTGGACCCTGGCTTGGTCCTGGATGTTGCACGGCAAGGCCCAGGCCTCATGCTTAGCATCCTGGAGGCCTTGGGCAGGCCAGGTTCTTGGAGGCCATGAACAGGGTGTCATGGAAGGAACAGCAACCAGCAACCGTTGCTGGGTCTGCCGCCCTGCACCATCCTGAGGGCCTCCCACGGCCCCACCATCCCTGGCCTACGTTCTCAgctcccagggctgctggccTCCCCCAGCTCTTGCCCCCAGTGAGAACCAGACTGCCATCGAGGTGAAACCAGGGAGCTGGCAGCAGACCCATGGGGGAGCAGAGGCAAGTCCAGGAGAGGGGGGCCGTTTGGCCCCTCTGGGGCTCCTCACCCCCTGCATAACCTCTGAGCTGCGGTGGGGCCTTGTGCAATAtcaaggaaggggagggagggctgTGGGATCTGTCGGAAACCATCTGGCGGGTCCAAGGTGGGTGCAGCAGCCAGGCTTGGCTCCTCAGGGCCTGACCAGAGCCGGTGGCTGCCACCAGCCCCCGCCCTTCCAGCTGCCCCAGTGTTTAGGGAAATGACCATGGTGGCACTGGGCCTTTGGTTCCACCCCAGCATTTCTTCCTGGGCAGGGGCACCCCAGAGGAGCCACACCCTGGCTTTGGACCTCGCTTCAGTCCACCCTTCTCCTCACGACAGGCACCTCGTGGGCGGTGGGGGTCACGCAGGAAGGAGTGATCGTGCCACAGCCTGCTAGCGACCTGGCTTCTGTCTGCCAGCACCTCTGCCCTTCCTGTTTGCACTGCCAGGCTGGCCGGGGCCCTCACCACAGGCCTCGCCCATCCCCGGGACCTGCTCCCTTCCTTCGAAGGAGCCTCTCACACCCTCTGCCCTCGGTTGGCTGCTCCCCCATCACAGCTGCCAGCTCAGGTTGGCAGCCACCGGGCCCCTGTCGTGGGAACCTGCCGgctgggaaatggggctccgAGGTTTGGCCGAGAAATGGGTCAGAACGAGAGGCTctcagaggaaagagaagaaggtgAGAGAGCATGAGTCAAAGAGAAAGTGGGGCCTCATCCTGCTGACTCCCCCCAGGCCTTGTGACTCGCTGGGCCGCCGGCGGGCACCCAACTCCAGCTCAACAGCCCTAGGAACCAGGCGCACACTGTCATTCCCACAGCTGAGCCCCAGGCCTGCTCCAAGGCCAACCCCTCGGTGGGCACCAACTGAAGAAGCTGCAACCTGGGGAGCCGTGCCCCTGCCAGAGGGCAGGCCTCGCAGACAACAGCCAGGGCAGCAGAGGAGTCATCCAGCTCCAGCCTGAGAGACACCCCAAGGAGAGAAGGGCAGAGCCTAGCTGCCCACCTGCCCGCCCCAAGGCTTGGCCTGAGCAGGGGAGAGTTGAGACACGTGCCCAGCAGGCCCCCTGGTGGCCGTGCTCCAAAGCCACCTGGCTCCGAGTCAGTGAAGGCAGCAGAGGGGAGCCAGGGCACACCTTTTTCTcaag encodes the following:
- the FUT7 gene encoding alpha-(1,3)-fucosyltransferase 7; translation: MLVSIWSSGKPRLGRWGRWWNPRRQRLFAGHGPARRLRALGSLAGTALLAALWLLWLLWSTPGEAPAPQHTLTILIWHWPFTNRPPELPSNTCTSYGVAHCRLSTNRSLLATADAVVFHHRELQTRRVRLPLAERPRGQPWVWASMESPSHTHGLSRLRGVFNWVLSYRRDSDIFVPYGRLEPREGPAPPLPAKDRVAAWVVSNFHERQRRVQLYRQLAPHLRVDVFGRATRRPLCTNCLLPTVARYLFYLSFENSQHRDYITEKFWRNALAAGALPVVLGPPRASYEAFVPPDAFVHVDDFGSARDLAAFLASMNESCYRRFFAWRDRLRVRLFSDWRERFCAICARYPHLPRDQVYQDLKGWFQA